A stretch of the Papaver somniferum cultivar HN1 chromosome 6, ASM357369v1, whole genome shotgun sequence genome encodes the following:
- the LOC113290608 gene encoding uncharacterized protein LOC113290608, with translation MEGESSMAAAQSLQVMNQTFNRLERFEGEGFTRWKETLKFNLLFLKLWYILEYGLEAIPAATDNDDEELKKRRKKREEDDFMCRGHILNALGLNVYNAHRTYGAAKELWTALKNKYKISEASNKKFLIYNFMDWKMVDSKSIIAQVSDLLLIVNHLKDAGIDLVSSFIVVGIISRLPPSWNSYKKKLKHAETDYDLEGLQRYLHIEEDVCKREIKDSQQTENHSKINNVQESKTSNSLKV, from the coding sequence atggagggtgaatcttcaatGGCTGCTGCGCAATCACTGCAAGTCATGAATCAGACTTTTAATAGGTTAGAACGATTTGAAGGAGAGGGTTTTACTCGTTGGAAGGAAACCCTCAAATTCAATCTTCTGTTTCTGAAACTTTGGTACATTCTGGAATATGGGTTAGAGGCCATTCCTGCTGCTACTGACAATGACGATGAGGAATTAAAAAAAAGGCGAAAGAAGCGTGAAGAAGATGATTTCATGTGCCGAGGTCATATTCTGAATGCTTTGGGGTTGAACGTTTACAATGCTCATCGTACTTATGGAGCTGCGAAGGAACTATGGACTGCACTGaagaacaaatacaagatttctgaggCCAGTAACAAGAAGTTCCTGATTTACAACTTTATGGATTGGaaaatggttgacagtaagtctatcattgcccaggtcagtgaTCTTTTGCTTATTGTTAATCATCTTAAAGATGCTGGTATTGATCTTGTAAGTTCATTCATTGTTGTGGGTATTATTTCTCGTCTCCCTCCTTCATGGAATAGTtacaagaagaaacttaagcatgctgaaACTGACTATGACTTAGAAGGCTTGCAACGTTATCTTCACATTGAAGAGGATGTTTGTAAGCGTGAGATTAAGGATAGTCAGCAAACTGAAAATCATTCTAAGATTAATAATGTGCAAGAATCAAAAACTTCGAATTCTTTGAAAGTTTAG